Proteins encoded within one genomic window of uncultured Sphingopyxis sp.:
- a CDS encoding DegT/DnrJ/EryC1/StrS family aminotransferase: protein MTIEFIDLKAQQARIKDKLDARIQAVLAGGAYIMGPEVRELEGELATFCGAKHALTCANGTDALHLALMALGAKAGDAVFCPSFTFAATAEIVPHVGATPVFVDVDARTFNLCVESLKRAIVHAKELGFRPAGIIPVDLFGLPADYEAIEAIARENGMWIISDSAQGFGATYKDRTTGSIGDIATTSFFPAKPLGCYGDGGAVFTSNDELAALIGSLRVHGKGSDKYDNVRIGVNSRLDTLQAAILLEKLAIYADELDARQTVAGRYSAALGERFQVPYIPNETRSVWAQYTLRAASTEERDAAMAALKAEHIPSVVYYPLPLHQQQAYKDYPADPQGLSTCAELAKTVFSLPMHPYLSEQDQDRIIDVLLRV, encoded by the coding sequence ATGACGATCGAATTTATCGACCTCAAGGCGCAGCAGGCGCGGATCAAGGACAAGCTCGACGCGCGCATCCAGGCGGTGCTGGCGGGCGGCGCCTATATCATGGGGCCCGAAGTGCGCGAACTCGAAGGCGAACTCGCGACATTTTGCGGCGCGAAGCATGCGCTGACCTGCGCCAATGGCACCGATGCGCTGCATCTGGCGCTGATGGCGCTCGGCGCCAAGGCGGGCGACGCGGTCTTCTGTCCGTCCTTCACCTTTGCGGCGACCGCGGAAATCGTACCGCACGTCGGTGCGACGCCGGTCTTCGTCGATGTCGATGCGCGGACATTCAATCTTTGCGTCGAGAGCCTGAAGCGCGCGATCGTCCATGCCAAGGAACTGGGCTTTCGCCCCGCGGGGATCATTCCGGTCGATCTGTTCGGTCTGCCCGCCGATTATGAGGCGATCGAGGCGATCGCCCGCGAAAACGGCATGTGGATCATCTCCGACAGCGCGCAGGGCTTTGGCGCGACCTACAAGGACCGCACCACCGGTAGCATCGGCGACATCGCGACCACGTCCTTTTTCCCGGCGAAACCGCTCGGCTGCTACGGCGATGGCGGCGCGGTGTTCACCAGCAACGACGAACTGGCGGCGCTGATCGGTTCGCTGCGGGTCCACGGGAAGGGCAGCGACAAATATGACAATGTCCGGATCGGCGTGAACAGCCGGCTCGATACGCTGCAAGCGGCGATCCTGCTCGAAAAGCTCGCCATCTATGCCGACGAACTCGATGCCCGGCAGACGGTGGCGGGGCGCTATTCGGCGGCGCTCGGCGAGCGATTCCAGGTTCCCTACATTCCCAACGAGACGCGGTCGGTCTGGGCGCAATATACGCTGCGAGCTGCCTCCACCGAGGAACGCGACGCCGCGATGGCGGCACTGAAGGCCGAACATATCCCGAGCGTCGTCTATTATCCGCTGCCGCTGCACCAGCAGCAGGCCTATAAGGATTATCCCGCCGACCCACAGGGGTTGTCAACATGCGCCGAGCTTGCGAAAACGGTGTTCAGCCTGCCTATGCACCCCTATCTTTCGGAGCAGGATCAGGATCGGATCATCGACGTGCTGTTGCGCGTTTGA